From Candidatus Defluviilinea gracilis, a single genomic window includes:
- a CDS encoding pilus assembly protein, producing the protein MKNHIRNLLKRISQRELAVLPRKSRAQSLTEFAIALPVLFILLSGVVEYGFALNYYLSLLDATRESARYYSKLDPFLYDTDRNVVGDNPLFYGGAAGMALNNLDPTLDPAFADDPYVGRIIPLNPVTDEVIVTVYSKSNSGVVSYPTAGSFRLFASDTESLFTSEEVQGLFESGTPDAGLLIVEVHYTYNAVMNLPWTAALFPMKLRAYTIMPLPAADP; encoded by the coding sequence ATGAAAAATCACATTCGAAACTTGTTAAAGAGAATCTCCCAGCGTGAACTCGCCGTATTGCCGCGCAAATCCAGGGCGCAAAGCCTGACAGAATTTGCGATCGCGTTGCCGGTCTTGTTCATTCTTTTATCCGGTGTGGTTGAATATGGTTTCGCGTTGAACTATTATCTTTCCCTGCTCGACGCCACGAGAGAATCCGCACGTTACTACAGCAAACTCGATCCTTTTCTCTATGATACCGACAGGAACGTCGTTGGAGACAACCCTCTCTTTTACGGAGGCGCGGCCGGTATGGCATTAAACAACCTCGATCCAACTTTGGATCCCGCGTTTGCAGATGATCCGTACGTGGGAAGAATCATTCCGCTGAATCCGGTAACAGATGAGGTCATCGTCACTGTATACTCGAAGTCGAATAGCGGCGTCGTGAGTTACCCAACTGCCGGGTCGTTCCGCCTCTTTGCGAGCGATACCGAATCATTGTTCACCAGCGAAGAGGTTCAAGGATTGTTCGAGAGCGGCACGCCCGACGCCGGGTTACTCATTGTGGAAGTCCATTACACCTACAACGCGGTCATGAATCTGCCCTGGACTGCGGCGTTGTTTCCCATGAAATTAAGGGCATATACCATCATGCCCCTCCCCGCCGCTGATCCATAA